Within Malus domestica chromosome 04, GDT2T_hap1, the genomic segment tttggagaacaaaatAAACGATAAATTGAAAATATGCCTCGATAAATGTCCTACCGTTGCTGCATTGGCTTGACCAGCATTGATCAAAACTGCTCGCGCCTAACAAGTCGTAAAAATTTGTCATTAGCAGataaacaaaaacatgaaaatacgAAACACAACACTaaatttacaataatccaaGCCTAATTCGCTAATAAGGAAAAGAATCATGGAAACAAAAGACAATCCAACACACCGTTTCTGAAGTGTGTAATACTGATTTGCAATACAACACCGGCGCAGCTGCTACCACATTCATGGTAAACGATCCTGCGATTAACCCAACATAAAAATTGTTACGAAAACAAAAAGCTACACAAAACCAAATAGTTCAAAATGTGATTAACTACTAACCAGCAGATGTGGCATCCACATCACAAGTAACAAGAGCGAGATCAGGCTTGTCGCCTATGGCACGAAGACCGCCATATAATCCGGCAGCTTTGAATCCTTCTGCAGCAGTAACTCCACCGGGAATCTATAGAATCACAAACAAAGTCACAGTCTTGATCAATTGAATAAACATGAAAATGAAATTGCACGGCAAAAtgcaaaaattaaaacaaaaacgaCGACGTATAGGTCAACCTGCTTCCAAGGGCCTTCAGGCAGAAAAATGGGGGCTGCCGGAATGTGACGGGAGACTTCAATGGCAGACATGGAAATAGCGGGAATCTTGAAGTCCCGTCTAGACGAACCGAAACAAAGGATTGCTGGGAATTTGACGGAGACTGATTGAGGAACGCAGAGATACATCTCGACGATCGTATCCGAATATACTGTGTTTTTTGGAGTTGGATTTGAAAACGGTGGTTTTAAGGTTTTGTTGTGGAGGCGAGTGGGGTTTTGCGGCCGCCGAAACGTTAGACGTATTCTTCCTATTTTTTTTGCTGCCAAAACGTTTCAAACCGTAAAGTGGACGTAAGAAGGACAAAGTTTTAGGTGTTAAAAAGACTCCTACTTCATATGCCGCTTTGTGGCACCACTGATCTTGAGAATTGGTATCCAAATTTCACCTCCTCAAAatgaattttaaatatttttaattttctccaaTATCTTAACACAACTATTTCACCAAACAATATTGCTTGGAACAAAGTCGAATAGTTAGAGATATATTACACTTTCTTCCTATTCTTCCTTGTTTTGTAATGAACAATATATCAAAAAGTCACACAATCTTTTTAGCAAAAAAACAGTCACATAATTGTTGCTTACCTGCATACAATTCACATGTCTCACATAATTGTTGCTTACCTACATACAATTCACATATCTCACATAACTGTTGCTTACCTCCATACAATTCACATCTTAGTTCTCAGACTCATCATGCTATAGCATACAtcctattcttcttcttctttgtcatAAAATGCCAAAAGCACTCACATTTATCAAATCAACACTTACATGAACAACAACATGCCAACAAAAATTGACTTGAAAAAACCCTGCTGTcatatgttttattattttgctgatgtgatgtacacaaaataaatggttagATTGGCCCAAGTGTGACGTTTTTCATGTATAAATTGATAATGTTCGTGCCGGTGTCACTCTTCTTGTATATACCAGATAAGCAAACAAAtcaacaaaaacccagaaaagcaGCTTACAAATGTAAATACATGAATGCAAGAGGACTTGGCATCTTACTTGATAATATGAGACTCGTGTCGATCATCATGATGAACTCTTTaggatacaaaaaaaaaaaaatctctcttttttctttatataaaactGAGGCCAGGAAACACTACAACCCCTAAATCCAACCGAATCAGATGTAAAACAAAATTCGAATATAATTTTCTAAATTCAGACTAAAAAGAATCTATTTGTTTGGAGCAGATGAAATTGCAGTCCCCATCCCAGGCGAAATTGCTAATCGTGAAATTGGATTAGACAAAATCATGAAGATCTTTCTAAAGCCCAATTATATTAAATCACAAATTGGAAGCAGATTCTGACATGCAATAGGTCAATAAGGTAGGAATCGTTTCAGACTAACCTTGATGGCCGGCGTCGGAGGAATCGTCCAATTACCGTCGAAAAGCTTGAAACCGAACAAAGCTCCAAAGGTCTAAGGAGAGGAATTTCAATTTGAATCACCTGCTTAGGGTTTAGGAGGAACGAGACGAGTGCGGGACATTATTGTCcgtgtaaaaatataataatgcaAACTTAGCAGGGGTAAGACAGGAAGGTCACTGTGATTATGAACAGTGTTACAGGATCGCCCGGTTTTCTGGTGGCGGCGACGATGTTGTCTGCAGCTTCTGAAAGCTTAGTTTTCCAGGGTTCTTCTGTGTAGTTTGTTTGTGTGTAGTGAGCTCCAAGTTTGGAATGGGGCCGTTTTCTTTTGTTGTCCTTAACTTGTTTTGGGCTTTGTTgtatttgttttggttggtaCTTAACTTGTTAATGCCACATATAACAAGTTCAAAGACAAGATTATAGTTTACCAAGCCACATATAACAAGTTCAAAGACAAGTTAATGACAATGTTACTTCTTAACACTACTGTTTGTGGTAATGTTTCTAATTTGTACGGGAGTTTAAGTGAGTGTAATAATTATCTATATAAATCAGACATCTTAGATTTGATACCAATAATAATACTATATTAGTGTGAGTTTAATATATCATTATCACATTCATGAGTTTAATATATTGAACTCAAGATTTCAATATACTGGTATCACATTCAAAATTTCCGTCCAACTATAGGCGTAGGATTTCGCTATGAGTTCAATATACTGATATCACACTCATTTTTTTCTAGGTTAGACCTTCCATAGTAGACCCAAAAATTGAGTGTGATACTAACAAAGTAATAATATAAGAATCAAACTCCGGAAAAGCTGAGTGATATGAAAGTGATCTTTTTTGTAAACAAAGGTATTTTAGAATACCTCATATTGGTTTAAAACAAACTTGTCCACATggattgaaaatatatatatatatatatatatatatatatattaagccaTTTTCTATAGTATTCCTCAGTACTATTTGCTATAGCACTATTTTCTTTTGACTATTCAGCAATAGAAGTCTATAAGAAAGTCTATCACGAGGCACATCGGGCATTCACTTGTGACGTGAAGTCTCTTGCCACAAGAGTAGTACTAGACCATCTAAACCACCATGATCAACTTGACACGGTTAAAATCAAGCTCAACTTCACACTcatcataaataataaatactaCGTCAATTAtttctttgaagaaaaagaagaacctTCAACAAGCGAAAAAAACAAGCACAGTTTGTGATTTGGGCTCGGTAGACTCTGATGAAGGAAATGGTGCCAAGATGAGGCTTTATATTTCTGACATATACTTTAGGAGCATAAAATCTTTGAGAAGGAGGGGTGACTGACGATCTTCGTGAAGACGGtgttgaggaggaggaggagggtcgAGAAGGAAAAAGATGCGTGCAAAAGTAAGGTTTGTAGAATTTGCTTGGAAGACATTGTTGCTGGATAAAAGATGTGACAGGCTTGCCTTGTGGGGATATACAAAAGCTAGAAAACTCGTACACAAATGAATTAAAGGGTATGACGATCGATGTGTTTTTCCGAATGAACCACTTATGCACTATAAAGCTATATACAAAGGACTTCAAAAACACCGCCTCTCAATTTATAGTGCATCTATTATTTGTCGAATCCCTCTATCTAATTTTCGTAGTGCAAGCGTAACAAAATTAGTGTAAGTTCCATTGTATTTTACAGTCCATCGTCCAGATAGAGGTTAACGAATCATTCATGCACAATCAAGGGAAATTTAATGTATCAATAGCACTTCCAATAATTCATTCACCTAGTAAGTGTTTCGTATTTCTCAATACAAATAACCAGAGAGTTTACAGCGTTTAAACTGCCCTCCTTTTCATCACAATGAGATTAAACCGAAGTAACTAATGCAGCCATCATCCACACCATCCGATGGTCTTGTTTGATCTGAAGCCGGTTTCAGAAGGGTCCTGCTGTGCTTGCGGAGGAGGAGGAAATCTAGGCTCCCTAGGTTTGGCAGGGTCGACAAAAATAACCCACCCATCCAAGAACTTGGCATTCATCCCTTCTCTAGCTTTCTCGGCTTCTTCAACTGATGCGTATGTAATGAAACCAAAACCCTTTGATCTTTGAGACACCCTATCGATAACCACTTTCGCTGCATGATCAACAAACGCAATGAGTTCCGGTTAAAGCGATGTAAGAAGTGttaggagagaaaaaaaaaaaaaaacaagctgAATCAACATTTACCATCTACAATCTGCCCAAATGGGGAAAATGCCTCTCTAAGCTTTTCGTCTGTTGTTAATCTCGAGAGACCTGCTCATTGCAATTCAACGAAACAATGGTACTGATTCAAGAACCTGCATGTACTCCATATAACACAAACGGTAATGTAGTTTCCACAGGAGTCAGGAGTCTCAACAGTTCTTCAGTAAACAGATGGCATATTTACAAGACTTTACCACATTTGCAGCCGtattagttttgttttgttttcgatCAATCAGTTGAAAAATTGGAATGTCTtggattgaagctttgtaatcaaatccaaaataacaaaaaaggaACACAGATTGAAGCACGAGATGTTGTGCCTTGGTCCGTTCATtagtgcggaaacgagattcagattacaacctcaccaaaatcacactcagttaaacagaataaaatacaagaaataaagacaccaagaaatttacgaggttcggcaaaaaatcctgcctacgtccccggagagatattgctcttcactatgagaataacagtacaagtacacatgagttaaatcgaATAACCCAATCCCGTATCCCT encodes:
- the LOC103433380 gene encoding organelle RRM domain-containing protein 2, mitochondrial; the protein is MAFISAFRRIHGGSSSALHSQFAAIRHNSTLTSPRLFISGLSRLTTDEKLREAFSPFGQIVDAKVVIDRVSQRSKGFGFITYASVEEAEKAREGMNAKFLDGWVIFVDPAKPREPRFPPPPQAQQDPSETGFRSNKTIGWCG